Proteins encoded in a region of the Candidatus Angelobacter sp. genome:
- a CDS encoding response regulator, with amino-acid sequence MTAQSASSELRILHLEDNRTDAELLQTILEAEGVNCAIRRVETREAFESALQEQPFDLIISDFTLPSFDGLSALAVARQVRPEVPFIFVSGTIGEESAVEALRRGATDYIIKDRLSRVVSSVQRAVQEARARAEQRHTDQRIREQAALLDKARDAICVTDMDQRITFWNKGAERLYGWSAQEAVGQSTGELLFRGGAIRPLEVLKQLIRQDEWQGELHRVGKDGREIIVESRWTLLRDPSGQPGSILVIDTDITDKKQIEAQLLRTQRMQSIGELAGGIAHDLNNVLAPILMVVDLLREELASEDSRAMLDTAKTSAQRGAEMVRQILAFARGVTGELKLLQAKHLVNEMIKLVRDTFPRTIQIKSNVAGNLHPILGDATQLHQVLLNLCVNARDAMLKGGTLRVEAENIALDARQTAMLPEPVSGRFIVLTVSDTGSGIPAELMDKIYEPFFTTKEAGKGTGLGLSTVMGIVQTHHGFIELTSQVGKGTVFKVYLPAAKTEDTGFVKLRLHAMQAGRGETIMVVDDEAALLGIMKETLEAFNYRVLTATQGAEALALFQQHSREVQIVITDLMMPVMDGAALVAELRRIRPEIKIICISGLGSKTSSTDIEELNPRAFLTKPYSTEKLLDTLREIIAAQ; translated from the coding sequence CTGCCCAGTCAGCGAGTTCCGAACTGCGTATTCTTCATCTGGAAGACAATCGCACAGACGCGGAACTCTTGCAGACGATCCTGGAAGCCGAAGGGGTGAATTGCGCGATTCGAAGGGTGGAAACACGGGAGGCGTTTGAGTCGGCGTTGCAGGAACAGCCCTTCGACCTGATCATCTCGGATTTCACGCTCCCTTCCTTCGATGGGCTGTCCGCGCTGGCCGTTGCCCGGCAAGTGAGGCCGGAAGTGCCGTTCATTTTTGTTTCCGGCACCATCGGCGAAGAATCGGCGGTCGAAGCACTCCGGCGTGGAGCCACCGACTACATCATCAAAGACCGGCTGTCCCGCGTGGTGTCGTCCGTGCAGCGGGCGGTGCAGGAGGCCCGGGCGCGGGCGGAGCAGCGGCACACCGACCAAAGAATCCGGGAACAGGCGGCGTTGTTGGACAAGGCTCGCGACGCCATTTGCGTCACCGACATGGATCAACGGATCACCTTTTGGAACAAGGGAGCCGAGCGCCTGTATGGCTGGAGCGCCCAGGAGGCCGTCGGCCAGAGCACGGGCGAATTGTTGTTCCGGGGCGGCGCAATACGCCCGCTAGAGGTGCTGAAACAGTTGATCCGGCAGGATGAATGGCAGGGAGAGTTGCACCGGGTGGGCAAAGACGGGCGTGAAATCATTGTCGAAAGCCGCTGGACGCTTTTGCGCGATCCCTCGGGCCAGCCCGGCTCGATTCTGGTCATCGACACGGACATCACGGATAAGAAGCAGATTGAGGCGCAATTGCTCCGCACGCAACGGATGCAAAGCATTGGCGAGCTGGCCGGTGGAATCGCCCACGATTTGAACAACGTGCTGGCCCCGATCTTGATGGTGGTCGACCTGCTGCGCGAAGAACTGGCCAGCGAGGACAGCCGGGCGATGCTGGACACGGCCAAAACCAGCGCCCAGCGCGGAGCGGAGATGGTCAGGCAGATCCTGGCGTTTGCGCGGGGAGTCACCGGGGAATTGAAACTTCTGCAGGCCAAACACCTGGTGAACGAGATGATCAAACTGGTTCGTGATACTTTCCCGAGGACCATCCAGATCAAAAGCAACGTGGCGGGAAACCTCCACCCGATACTGGGTGATGCGACTCAACTGCACCAGGTCCTGTTGAATCTTTGCGTCAACGCCCGCGACGCCATGCTCAAAGGTGGAACGCTGCGGGTCGAGGCCGAGAACATCGCCCTGGACGCGCGCCAGACCGCGATGTTACCAGAACCGGTCTCGGGGAGATTTATTGTATTGACGGTTTCCGACACGGGCTCGGGCATACCCGCCGAATTGATGGACAAGATATACGAGCCATTTTTTACGACCAAGGAAGCCGGGAAGGGCACCGGCCTTGGACTATCGACCGTGATGGGCATTGTCCAGACGCATCACGGATTCATTGAGCTGACCAGCCAGGTGGGCAAGGGAACAGTGTTCAAAGTGTATCTGCCGGCGGCCAAAACGGAAGACACCGGCTTCGTAAAATTGAGGCTTCATGCCATGCAGGCCGGACGCGGTGAGACCATCATGGTCGTGGATGATGAAGCGGCGCTCTTGGGCATCATGAAGGAGACGCTGGAGGCATTCAATTACCGGGTCCTGACCGCGACCCAGGGCGCGGAGGCGCTGGCCCTGTTCCAACAGCACTCGCGTGAGGTTCAAATCGTGATCACCGACCTGATGATGCCCGTGATGGACGGGGCGGCACTGGTGGCGGAACTGCGGAGAATCCGGCCCGAGATCAAAATCATTTGCATCAGCGGGCTGGGATCGAAAACCAGTTCCACCGACATCGAAGAATTGAACCCGCGGGCCTTTTTGACCAAGCCCTACTCCACCGAGAAACTGTTGGACACCCTTCGTGAGATCATTGCCGCCCAATGA